GTGGTGTTCTACAGATTAAGACCTACCTATTTACCCTGACCCATAAGTAACATTGCCAAAGAACTGCCCAAGGAAGTTATCTTTCACCATTCCAATTCTGTCCTTCAGGTCAGAGGGAAAGCAGAACCCCACTAGAGAGTCTTCCTGGTTTCCAGCTACCAGTCCAGCAGGTGAGCCCTGGCTAGTCTAACTTGCCTGTGTATGAAAAACTTACATGGTTGGGCCTGTGCACAACATACCCTTTTGGTCTCCTCTTAAGGTGGTAAAATGTAACCAGTGGAGAATGATACGGGTTTCAAGTGTGGTAACCAAATGTTCACAATTTTCCAGAATGGTTTCAATTTCAAAGATTCTTTCCTACTATCAGATTAGCTTCCTGGTTTGGGGTTTAAAAATTAGGTCACATGGTAGTGAATGCCTTTAAACTGAGAGGTCTGGGCCAGTGTGAACTAAGTGCGTAGACACAACTGACATTCCCAGAAGCTCCACAAAAAAGTATTTCAGTGGAATATATCTTTTGGATAGAGGTACTACTTGAACTAGGAAAAATCACATGTACTTCTCTAGAGATGGTTAGAATAAGGCTTTATAAATTTATGGGACTATGATATGTCAGCAACAAGAGGAAGAAGGCATGGGAATAAGGAGAGAGGTTTGTAAGGAGCTCTACATGCCAAGTCCAGTCTTGCCTTTTAAGTTAACTTTTATGGCCCAGGTTTTgaggatatttaggctcttttccATGCCAAGCTCCTGGTGAGCCCAAGGACATACTAAGGTGGGTAAATATTTTGCTGTCATATTCCAAATGCCCTTTATTTTCACTGGCAAGGAATTAGGGTCTAAGCCGCAAGAGGCAACACTGGGGAAATAACATCCCTGAGATCCTTACAAATGGAGGGATTAACCTACAGATGAAAAAAGACTTAAGGGACATATAAACCATCTGCAAACATATGGCccctattcattttttagagtAGAATATGATTAAAACTgtgtaacacacacatacacaaacatacatttaTGAGAAAGTTGAAAACTGAATACCTGTTGGACAtttgatattgtttttttttaatgtttattttttatttttttgagagagaaagagcgcacacATGTGTgcagtaagggaggggcagagagatggggacagagcatctgaagcaggctctgagctgacagcaggggCTTgatctaactcacaaaccgtgagatctttacctgaagtcagacgcttaactgactgagtcacacaggcaccccaatattaaGGAATTCTTAGTTTTTGTGTGTGGGCATACTACTattgtggttgtttttaaaaatagtctatcTTTTGGAgatacatactaaaatatttagaaataggaaGTTAAGGGATTGTCTGGGTTTTGCTTTAGTATATAATCTAGTGGACATGGGGCagagtagaaatgaaaaaaattggcCATGAGCTATTTGTTGAAGTTGGGTGATGGATACTCATCAGTCCATTATACTactttacttttgtattttttgaaaatttcagtaagattaaaaaaaaaaaaaaaaaaaaagctattgaagTTAAGTGCCACCTCCCCAGGGCATAAGATTCCTGCCTCCCTGATAAGCACATTTCAGCATAGTAGTCATAGGTTCCAGGTCTTCCAAAGTAGTTCTTTAAATACTCTGCCTTATTAGCACCATAAGCCGCTCAGGTGTTGTAGAGTTTCATAATTAGCAACAAAGGCTTTGTCACAGATGTATCAAATCTTAGTACAAATCTTGGAACAGTTATCATGCAATGGAGAAAACTATGGGGAAGCACAGTGGTGGTTTGCTGTCTTAATAAACTTCATAAAGTGGTTTAAGAGGGCCTTATTTGCCCTTTTTGTTATAAATGCCCATATCTGCCTTCCTGTCCTCTACTGCAGACTCTGTACGAACAGAGACAGATGGGATTAGCCAGGGCAAGAGAAGCATGGACTACTTCCAGATAGATCGTCTTCAAGGTCCAATCCATATATATTGCTTAAGGAAGGCATGTAGCATCCAATACTCATTAAGTGTGATGGTTTTGGAAAATGTTTCCCTGGTTTCTTTCCACATTTCACTGTGTACCCTTATCTGCTTTGTTCTTTACCATATACACCCTATATTACCTCCTAGGAAAACGATCAGCATTATATAAGGCTAGTTCTTCAGGAAGATGTTTAGATCTCTCCCACACTCATATGTAGCTCTCTCATTTCCTacaacttaaaacaaatattgtaaaaaaattCTTGGCTCACTGGAGGTGCGAAATCATACACTTGTtaagtatgttttatttctagatttcattttttaagctttGGATGTATTCACCTATTGCCAAAGCTAATAAACAACTCTGTTCCTTGTCCTAATTTATTATACTACTTCTGTTTGCCTATTGTTTCCTCTATGCCTAGTTAACTATgttgattttcctttctgtctgatAACAGCTGAAGACCCAGACTTTCAGCTTACTAAAGTACACAGATAAAATAAAGATGTCCTTTTATTGTTATTGCAGCTCTATTGGTATTATATTACAAGCTCTAGAATGGTGGAATGGGCAAAGAACACCACCAGTGAGATGGAACATGTATTCTTCTTTGGGTATTAAAGAGTAGAAATGAGGAATTAAATGGGTTGGCCAGTGGCAGGCAGGCCATAagcaaaaattttgaaaaaaaatataaagatagcaAACATCTGCCAGAAATAAATGGAGTCCTGGGAATGACCATGAGGCTGAACTAGCATTCCCTACCCTTTCTGGAactcttgagtttatttttaaaggtatttctaACATCTTTTCTGGGAAGAGCCTGTCCTATAGCAGTATAGGAAACAAATCTTCCCAGTGATAAGATACTGATGTATtgccttttaaagttttattcttttaacctACCTCAATATAtcctgattcttaaaaaaaaaaaaaaaaaaaaagtatactaagTCAGAATGTTAATAGATTTGGCTCCATTAATTTCTAAACCATAGAAGTGGCAAAGTGGAggagaaacaattttatttttggccTTTTATTATTCTAGCAATTTGGGGCTTCCACTCTTATTTCTAGATGGTTAACCCATTGATATCTTTATATCTGACTCCAACTGATGAAAACCATTCTAAAACATCAATAATCAGTTCAGTTAAGACCAGGGTCCCTCTGTCCCCAAGACAGATCCTATAAAGAGGGGAAAAAGTCTCTATTATAGACACACATTGAGCCAACaccaaaaagatgaaaaattagtCTTTGTCAAGCTAGGCAGGAGGAAGTTTCAGATTTGTAAAACCAAACCTGCAACCTACCTGCACCCACCTTCTGAACAGTAGAAATCATCCCTCTCCTCTATCCCTCTGTAACctaattctactttttaaaaggacatttcCCCCCAGTTCCCACATCCAATAAATATCCAGTCTAAATTATTCTCCACCCAATTATTAAACTTTTTCACAAGCTCCATGGGGAAGATTTACCCTGAGACAAATAGCCAACAGAATGAGGGATTttggaaaaagattaaaaagtacaAGGCAAAATGGTCCCAGTATCAGAAGTGAAAACATTCTGCTACCTGTGCAACTCAGTAATGAAGCAGGGAAAACCCAGCGTCAAGTTGATGTGCATGAAGAAAATACCTGTAGTGAGACTGGGACACACTAAGACTCTCAGCTGTATTATGCACGGACTCGTGCTCAGAGAAGAAAGGGGTGTGAGGCAGCCTTATATTCCAGGGAAAATGGTGAGACTGGGGGATGCACTACAATCATCAATTGAATCAAAATTCTTTACTCCTCCTTTCCAGTACTAAAGATGTGGGGCCAATGTCTGGCCTCTCCTTAGTACAATAAGGGGAAAGAACAGACATGAAGAGAGCAAGAACTGTTTCCCAGCCCATGGTTTGGACCAGATCCTTAGCACTCTCTTCACCGAGACTAAAGGCCTGATTTCTGCCCAACCAATCCTCACCTCTCTTTGGGTCCTATGGTCATCCTCCCTGGTCCACCCTCACTacatcccccatcccccaacctcAAGAACACAAAGCTTTTTAGTTCTTTGCCACAAGGTAATTAAAAAGTGGTTTCTTTGTTTAAACAGTTACTAAGTTGGTTCATCTTTTAGTAAcagacctcccctcccctcccccacccctcagtctTGTATGATCACATCATCATCCTCGtcatcatcttcctcctcctcctcttcatcctcaTCATCTTCTGGcagttcctcctcctcctcctcctcctcttcttcatctAGACAAACCACCACCTCAGCTGGCTCAGGTAAACGAGAGTCAAACCAATCCAGTACCTGCTGGGTGCTAAGCCTTGATGCCTGACTCAGTTGAGGGATATCACTTTCCCGAAGCTGTTGGTGGGCTGCCCAGTACCTCTCCAAGGGTCGTATatccggtgggggtggggggtttggCAAAGGTGGTGTCTCAGCCCATTCATTCAAGGAGCGGGTTGAAGGTGGGGGTGTGGGAATTGCTGGGTCCTGGAAACTAGGGGCACCAGGTACTGCGTTGTCCCGAAACCATTTTAGTTGCCCATGCTTCAAAGCATAGCGTGTGTCACCAAACCACTGAATAATCTCAGGCCGAGGTAAGCCAGTGATCTGTTCTAATTTATGGTAATCCTCACGCCGTGCCCATTGGCACtgtaaaaagaaagatttgaggATAGCCAGCTGCTCTTTGGTTTTGCGCTTGGTCTTTCGCTGGCGTTGCATATCTGGGGAAAGGTACTCTGCAGGGCCAACCCTACCTGGTACTGAGTTATGTCTTAGCCCCTGGGGCCAGGCTGGCTCCAGATGTGGGGGCAGTGCCTGTTCATTGGGTGACAGTGGCTGTGAGATACAGCCCAATGACTGGAGGGGTTTAGAGGTGGCAGTAGCTCCATTAGCCAGTACCTGGAAAGTGGAAGAggtagaggaagaagaaggagtcATAATAGATGCTGACTCCTGCTTACAACTACTGGCAAGTAATGAGATTGGTGGGGGCTTATCCCGAGCACGTGGCTGGTGGACAGCTGTGGAGTGGTTCCAGGAAGCAGAACCTAGGCCATGTGACTGATTGGGACCCTTGCCTGCCTGCTCCTTAGAGAGGCCACTGCTTTGAAGATCCTGCCAAAAATCTGATTGGTGGGAGAATGTCCCACTGCCAGGTGCCATCAGGGGTTCCTTTGCTTTCTGGTGACTCAGCAGCTCTGAGGACTCCTCAGGCTCTACCTTCAATCCTTTCATCTGGGTAGGCTCGCTAAGAGTCAAGGGCACTATTCCAAGACCCATTTGTTCTGGAGGTGGCACTGGAGAAGGAGGCACCTCCTCAGGGGGCCGCCCTGCGTGATGAGTAAAAGAGAGAAGGGATTTGAAATGGAGCTGGTCCCGATGGTAGACCACTCGGGCTCgagtctcttctatttcttcAGATGACCAACTAATGCCGCAGCGGAGGCGCTGGGCCATGAACCAAGTCTTGACTTTTTCCATCTGCAGCCCATAGCGTAAGCAGAGAAGAGCAATGTCTGCTAGACTGGGATAGGGAAAGTAGCTGAAGGTTTGTAGCAAGTGTTCATTGCCATCCAGCTCACTGGTCTGGGCTGCCTGGGTCCACACAAGCTGTAGCTCCTCGGAGATTGGAGGGAGGCAGATGAGCCCCGCGGGGGAGCTATTAAGACTGCTGGCCTCTTTATTAGGAGGCATGGTGCTTTCTGACTTGTGCCCTTCAGAGATAGCTGTAATAAGAAGAGAAACAGCTCAATCACTGGGGCTCCTCTTTCAGCCCATTGCTCATTTTCTGCCAAACAAAATGTTGGACTCCAATACAATCAACTGTCTATAGTGTACTGTTTTGGATTGCttttaaagtgctttaaaaaaatttctcatttaattttcataacctTAGGAGCCTGTTATAATTCCTATCATATGTATGGAAAAAAACGAAGTCCATAGAAGTTCATTACCCCAAGTCACGTGACTAGTGAAATCTGTCTTTAGAGGTTAAGGAGGAACACGCATCCttatattgcctttatttttctgatgCAAACTCACTTCACCCTCTAAGATCATGGAACAGGAGTCACAAAATGGAAACTCAACCACAAAAACATGAAGTGCAGTAATCTCAGAACTGATGCAAATGCTTTAGCTCCTGACAATTTATGATTACCTCTAGAATGTGGAGACAGATGGGGAATCCAAGAGAGGAATTTCTAGAAGGCAGGACAGATAGTACTGTCCTTCTGCCTAGCCCCCGCCcccattccttttctcttcttggtGGTGAAGTCCTGCAGGCAGAGGAATGATAGTACCTTCAAGCCCTAAACCCAAATCTGCtaagctttattttctctctgtagGATAATTGATAGATAGGGTATCTGGGATAAATGGGGTTACTCCCCCTGGGTCtttgggggtagagagagggaactGTTTCCACCTCCAAGTCCTCCACGGAACAAAGgttagcccctcccccccccccccccccccccccccgcctttgtCTCTTCAACAGCTCAGTGTCTCTCAGGGGGAGTTGGGAAGAGCTCCTTCAGACTGTAACAGCTCCTCCACACAGGGCAGAGGGCCTGCAGCTCTTATCTCTGCAGCCCAGCTTTCTTCCCAGGGCCAGGTAGGCAGATTCATTAGGAATTGCAGCCAGGTCCTGCAAGCTCCCCAGCAGCACCACTGCTCCCAGGTCTGTGGATAtgggggctgcagggagaggcCCTGACTCTGGCCTTCCTGAAACACCTGCTTGGGTTATTTCCCAGAAAGTTCTGTTGACCAAATTTTAACTCAGCTCCCTGTCTGGGCATTAGAAATAGAAACTCTTTAACACATCTGTTACCCTTTCCACTTGGAGGAATCCCACCcgggtttataaatatttacctcTGATATGTTAAGGATGGGACAGGATTCCTATGTATATGCTACATGATGAACTGAGAAGAATCTCAAGCCCAGGAAGTTACAGTGCAGTGTGGTATCAAAGGATTTTATATGACGATTAGAAAAATTTGGTAGCATTTTGATGTGTCaccatttccttttaaaaagcagatctAATGAACCGAAGGCCATGCAGATCCTAAAGGCTATACAGCTTGACGAGAACGTTAAGAGGGTAAACAGAGACAGCATAGCAGAGTGGATAGAAATATGATCCTTGAGTAAAGCCAACCTGCAGTTTGAATCCCAGTTCCgccacttaccagctatgtgatTTTGGACAAGTTGCTAAatgagctttagtttcttcatgtgtaaaaaaTGCATACAGTGCCAAGTGTACGTAAAGTTATGTATTTTTACCAAGCACCTACTATGCACTAGGTGTCCTGCGTAGGCAAGGCCTAAAGCAGCTGTTGGGGTGGAGGCCTGGGGTGAGGCAGTTTTGAGATTAATTGCAGCTCCACCACTTCCCAGAATGCTGCTgtccttggacaaattatttaacttcactaagcctcagtttcccatcagAAAAAAAGGAGGTCAGAACAGCACCTTCCTTGAAGTTTatgactaaattaaaaaaacgcAGTTGACATGATGCCTACAACAAAGTAAAGGCTCAACAAATAGCTTTCCTCATGACTTCAGCCTCACAGGGTGATTCTGATATATGGTAATGCTCCTTTTCTAGGCACAAGGAGGGAAATGCAGCCAAGGCTGAATTCTTTAAAATCCTTGTTTTCTATCTGTTTTGGCAGGGTCCTAATTCTAACGAGCAGTGGAAGAAACTAGGGTATATATGATTTTATGCTTTCCATATTTTGGGAGTTGGATAGAATTCCCGAATggattttgttgtttaaaaaaaaaaggatgaaaacaacAGCTTTAGGAGAATTGAATCCATAATCTGGATATAAATCCTTTTTGATTTCCAGATGAATTGCCAATTTAGTAGTAGCTCTACCTTCACCCTGTAGGTTCATCCCAGACACAGCTACGTGGCCTATGAACAAATGCTTGCACAGCTAGGTGCTAAACTACCATTTAGACATTGTGGCCCACCAGGAACACCACCAATTTTAAGCTGGACAATACTTAATGACTGCAACACTTGACATCTACTAACCTtatttgtgtcttgttttttaaggACACAATAACATTTTAGATATGAGAAAAATGTAGCATAAGGAAGAAAGCAGTCCAGTGTAAGGATGAAGACTGCCAGACAGGAAATAAGGCAGGCACAGCTATAAGCCTTACAAGGAAGCATTTTGCTTTCATTCATGTGGGTTGCTATCCTCCAGATTCTCATGACATCAGTTTGATGTTTCAATATAACATGTAGtaatacaaataccatatttgGTGTACTATATACATCCAGTTTTCCAATTACACAAAACACAAATTGTGGAAGACTTCCTGATATAGAATGGTGGCTTAAATTAAGGCACAGCTGTATAGCTACCTGGTGCCTCCCTGGAAGAATCTGCTTTGGCGTAGGAAGAAGCTACAATCAGAGAGTGGCTCATGAGAGGTATTAACAAAGAGGGTGGGCCCCACAgtaatcaaaaccaccatgaagGCACTATGGGGTCTTGTGTTCTTGTGCCTCCATTTGGAGAGgtcagaaaaagaagggaaatcaaaactggagaaaaaaggACTCCTG
This region of Lynx canadensis isolate LIC74 chromosome B3, mLynCan4.pri.v2, whole genome shotgun sequence genomic DNA includes:
- the HOMEZ gene encoding homeobox and leucine zipper protein Homez, which encodes MVRGWEPPPGPDRAISEGHKSESTMPPNKEASSLNSSPAGLICLPPISEELQLVWTQAAQTSELDGNEHLLQTFSYFPYPSLADIALLCLRYGLQMEKVKTWFMAQRLRCGISWSSEEIEETRARVVYHRDQLHFKSLLSFTHHAGRPPEEVPPSPVPPPEQMGLGIVPLTLSEPTQMKGLKVEPEESSELLSHQKAKEPLMAPGSGTFSHQSDFWQDLQSSGLSKEQAGKGPNQSHGLGSASWNHSTAVHQPRARDKPPPISLLASSCKQESASIMTPSSSSTSSTFQVLANGATATSKPLQSLGCISQPLSPNEQALPPHLEPAWPQGLRHNSVPGRVGPAEYLSPDMQRQRKTKRKTKEQLAILKSFFLQCQWARREDYHKLEQITGLPRPEIIQWFGDTRYALKHGQLKWFRDNAVPGAPSFQDPAIPTPPPSTRSLNEWAETPPLPNPPPPPDIRPLERYWAAHQQLRESDIPQLSQASRLSTQQVLDWFDSRLPEPAEVVVCLDEEEEEEEEEELPEDDEDEEEEEEDDDEDDDVIIQD